The DNA window GTATAAGCAAGACGGGGACGGGGATGGAAAAAGGGGGTAAGATGAAAAGCGGATGAAACCGTTCGCGGGTTAGCAATGTTTCACTTGAGCTAATTAGGAGAGATTGaattgagagagagaaaaaaaaaggacaaCGTGTTGCTGTGTTGGGTATATTAAGTCTATGATACATGCCGGTGATTCAGATTCGGCCCTATGCAGAAAAACGAaatgaaaaggaaaaaagaaaaaacgaCAAAAAGAATGATAGTAGAAAACCTGCCCCGCTTGCATCCTTGAATGAAAATGACAGGACATGCAGGGCGATCGGACAGTCGCGGGAGCCTCCGATCAGCGCAAGACGACAGGGAGACAGCGCAGGACGCACGAATCGCTTGACGATCAGACGCAAGACCAGGGGGTCTTAGGTCCAGCCAGTCCACTGGGGCGGAGGTGAAAGCGCCagttctccgtctccgcaTCGGAATGCAGAGCGCTAACAGACGATCTTTGCGATCGAGATCCCTGCACCCAGCGTTGTTCTGAAACAAAACCAGATAACAAAAAAGGTGACTATTAATGCAAGATTCGGAGTACCCATTCGTagcgccggcgccgagggaAAGCGAATGAATAATGAAGCcaaaagtaaaaaaaaaaacaaccGAGTATTATGCAGGACCGGATTCGAAACGAGCCTTTTCTTGGCccccctctcctctcttcccctcACGCGCGCAGACACTAAACACGAGGGGCCATGCCTGAGTAAGGTGTGGGTATGGGTCGCATTCGTGATTGTTTCCCTGACGTGATCCGGGTTGGATCCAAGGATTGTTGGCGTGGACTGGGATGGAGAGGGTGGGTGACCGAGGTGTATTATTCAGGTCTCAAGAAAATCCGGGTCGATGAAAACGAGAACAAAGAATCATCAGAGCCGAAACCAGATCGGAAATGAAAAAAAGTTGTCATAGCCTTGCCGAGGCGAGAGAGCCCAAGCTCGTCGGCGCACTGTATGGGGTGTGCCGGAGTCATCGTGTTCGTAGGATAGGGACCGCGTTATTTCGGCagcggagggagaggacCCTTGGGTGGCGGGCCGGGGCAGGGAGGGAACTGAGAGGATGAGCCGACGGAAGGCATAGTGTGTGGTAGATTGTGTTGTGGTAGGAGGGACGTAGACAGCGAAACTTTGCTGTGCTTTGTGCTTTGTTTTGCTGGGTGAAGGCAAGTAGATTAAGTGTAAAGGAGTAAGATGAGCGACAGGGAGGGAAGAAACTCGTTTTATAGTCCGATCTCCCTCACTAATCCAAGCCCACCCATTCCTCCGGGCCGTCAGCCAGTATTACAAGTCTAAAGTAAATTAGCCCTCCTTAACTAGCAACTAATTATCCCTGCCATGAACAGGAGGCTGAGGGGCTCCACTTGATCTGACGTAGACGGAGGAATTATTGCGATTGACTTACGGTGTATCCGGGCCGTAACTACCGTAAGCGGCAAATCAATGGAAAAACCCCCCTACTTTTCTAGAAGCTCCCCCACCCCGAACGGCCCTGGTGTGGCGCCAGGGTTGTGTGGCAAACCACTAGTGGATATTTCCAATTCCAATTGTGGCCCAAAAAGGGGCTCTACTCTTGATTAGTTAGTTGTACACCATAGTTACCTCAATAATTGTCTCTCGTTTAGAGTTGGTTTGGTCAGACGTGCGGGATTCCGTTTGCCGGCTGCCCGGTCCTaaggtttttttttttttttctatcgTCTTCTGTCTCACCCGGCTGTGCTGTATGTCAATGAACAAGCCAAAGCAATCTCCCGTGGCCCCACCACCAGGCTCCATTTTGATTTCCCTCGATGCGGTGTGCCGGCGCAGCGGAGGCTGTCCACTGACTAAAGTGAGCATCCCACCTCCTGATAGGGCCCCAGTGGGCTGGCACGCCCTAAGTTGGTGACTCAACGCGAGCAGGGATGCCAACGACACGTGCGGGTTCGCAGATCCAAAGAAGCAATTCCCCAAAGTCCCAAACTCTCAGCCGTGGGCCGAGCACTCTTCCTGTTCTCGTATCCTGTCCTGTCAGCTGGAGGGCTGAGCGAGCGAGGATGACAGATCAGGTCACGCTGCACAGCACAGCACTGCCTGAAATGGTGGTAGTGCTGATTTTCAGGATTAGGCGCAACCGGAACACACAGCCGTTGGTCGCCTGCCGTGGCAGAGGCGGGATCGTCAGGCTCATGGATTATTGTAGGTACCACAGGCATAGATGTTGTACAGAGTGGCTACATATGCACCCCTGGCACTGTATTCCTGACGATCGTGCGCATCACTGGCCGATAGTCAGTTTCATGATAGGAGCACATAGCAGGTCTAACTATATCGCGCGCACGCTACGACTGTGGCGTCAATTGCGTGCTTTGTCCGATCGCAATTCAAATATAGGCAAGACACGACAATCATAATTATTCCCCCAATTTGGAGACCGCCTCCTTGTCACCATGTACTATGTACTGTGTCTCCCCGGGGAAATTTTTGGACCCCCTGGCCAAACCTGGCAATCCCTTCGCGGCTCAAGCGGCACCTTCTCGCATCCAGTGGCTCAAGAAATAGGGGGCCGAAAGTAAGTTTTTTGTtagggaaaaaaaaaaaaaaaaaaccacatGGTAAGCACCAAGGAATGCCGAACTTCATCCTAGCGGTAATCGTAAACATCAATAGGTACCCCAACAAAtcccaagaaaaagaaaaatccTCGTGCCCCACTACGACAACCCCCATCGCCGTTCCGCACCGTTGGAAATAGAACCTAGTGGAGGCGCGGGAAAGGGAGTCTCCGTGATTGGATCATGATTCACGACccggagaaaaaaaaaatagaggATTCAGGATTCAAGGCCGGCCAAGGCACTACACGTGGAATGTGGATCGACATGCTCGATCGGGCAGCGGACATACGCCGTTCATTAGCCACTTAATAGTCCGGCAATGTTTTAGGGAAGTCAAAATTTCGCTGCCTATGGAGATTAATAATGGGTTGGGAAGCCGGGTGTCACGGGAAGAGGTTGGGATGAACGGCTGTTTCATCGTGGCTCCACTTGTCGATGAACCGAGGTGAGGTCACAGCCACATGGAGACAAAAATAAGAATTTGGATTTTATCTATGGATTCCGTCCTGTGGGCGGATTGGAAATTACGTCCCTAAATTCTTTTGTGCATGAGACACAATAAGACACGAATTTTCTCACAGCTGCGAGTGAGGCCAGGGTCCGTCGCGGAGCGGCTGGAGATGTCTGTCAATTTGAGTCACTGTCGCACAGGAGACACCGATAATAATGGCGTCCAACGGCACAGCTGCCGCGGTCCGACCGGGAGGGTGGCCTGCTTCTGTGCGCCTGAAAGTCAGCCCTGTAGACTAGTTAATACGTGAGATATGCATGTCGGAGACCGAGCCGAGAGTGACCGGGGTAGGTAGGCTGCGACGTGTGTCGGGTGTACCCCCAACAGAACGGGCAATGCAAGGGAGCTGAGCCCCATGTAACAGTGCAATCTCGTCATGTGTCACGCCTGGCGCCGCCGTGGCTGCTGTTTGGTAGAAGCTTGGCCATTGTCCCGCGGGACGGCACGGCAAGTCGGCGACTCCATTTGATTGCCGAGAATGTGCCCGAACGATGCAGGCGAATCTGCAATGCAGCATCTGTCGTCGTCCCCGCTTCTAGGGTTTCGAATGGGTTCAGCAGATCTGAAGAGATTCATGAAAGAACTCCTCGGAGGCCAACGAGGCTTCAatcctcatccacagacACCTGAGCTTGCGTTGAGATCCACTCCTCCATCAACGGCTGCCCGGTAGGAGCTCTGGTCTTGTCCTCCTTGCGCGTCACCAACAGACATAGCACCCAGCCACAGATATTAAAGCTTTCGTAATGGGTACTGAAACggagcttcttctcgtcgtcccCGGCTGTGTCTTCAGTCTGTGCCGGCCCCTCGTCTGATCGATCGTCGTCTCCTAATGCGTGCGGGATATGTTGCAGGTCCATGTCAGGCTCACTGTCGCTTTCGAGAACGATTCCAGCTTCTGCGGAACCGGCCGAGTCGGTGGAAGGTTTCTGCTGGCCCGATGGTTCATGAAACGTCTTGTTGCGCGTGAGGAGCGAGTGACGCGTCCGGGACTCGCGCAAGAAAATAGCCACCTCGAACTCATCTGCAACAGTTaggatgaggctgagattGTTTCCTCAGAAGACATACCTTCTGCAATCACATCCTTGACCGGCTTGCCTTTCTTGCGCGCAAAGAGCCTCTCGTTTTCTTCACGCAGCTTGGGCAGCACCAGCGGGcggatggcggcgaagacgcGCGGAAGCACAGGGTCGCGTGGGTCCAGCAGCCATCGCGAGTCGGAGGGGTTGTCCAGATAGATGCGGCACTCCAGAACGGAGTATTTGCTGATTCGGAGGTAGCGCCGGATGGGTGCCATGGTGTCgttggggaagaaggggagaaATAATGGCTGCTGTTGGAATGAGGTCGGATGACCTCAGCAGCGCAATGATTGGTGTAATGCGCAGGGAGCTTGATTCTTGCCCCTGCCTGGACTTCTCTCttctcgtttcttcttcttcttctgcaacTCTTGGACCCAACCGATTTGTACCTATCCGATGATTAATTCTTATTCACTATGGACCGTCCATCCAATCCTGCGTGTATCCACGTGACCAGACTACACCCGATCGCGGAAACCGACTGACACTAAAAGCGGTTCCGGCTCACCCCCAAGGTCCTCACCCGCGGGAGGTACTCGGTACTTCCCGCACCATAGTATTGTCTATGGTACCACAAGTACCAGTACCGGCGGTTGAAAACTCCGAGTGAATGACGGACTTGTGCTCCCAAGGTCCCCAGGAGATCATCCCACTTTCCCGCTCCATTTCCACTTCATGGTCAGATTCTGATTCCCAGCATGGTCTTGGTGTCTCCCCCCTCAATCGCTGCTTGACCTCTGTCTaccattttttttttttgcacGGTCCCGTATCTGGTGCAAACAGTGGCAGCCGAGACTCGCCAGTTTTTCGTGCGAGTAACGCTGCGCTTCACTCCATGGTCGGTCGGACCAGATAGGCACCTCCAAGCAAGAGGTGAATCAACAGTGATTCGGTTCGAGGTGATTGGCGCCTTAATCAGGCCGTGAACCCCGTGGGTTCCCATCTCGACAGGCCAACCCGCTTGCATCCTGCACAGGCCATTGGCCGCGCTGCAAGGCATATCGAGGGCCTTGGGAGACTCGGCCAGTACCGACAGTTCACACGCACAAATAAGTGGTCCAGTATAAACTGGTCGCCTACGCACACGCGGGTCCACGTCAGTCGAGGAACCCCCTCCATCTTCTACCTGCTCggatctttctttcttgcatCTCCTTCCATATCAATCCTCTTCAGATCTGTCCGTGCGCTTGTTCGGGGTTCCACCTTCTGGGAGACATTCTAAGTGACGACCATTGTCGTTTGCCCCGCCATGGATTTGAATCTCGTTAAACGAGACGAATGCGACAGCGGCAATGAGTTCGACGGCCGCATCGGACTGCGtgtctcctccatcttcgtcatTATGGTCGGGTCCATGTTTGGCGCCCTCTTCCCCGTCATCGCCAAGCGTCTTGGTGGACGTCTGGGGATCCCCTCGTGGACCTTTTTCATTGCCAAGTACTTTGGCTCCGGCGTCATCATTGCAACAGCTTTCATCCACCTCCTGGCCCCGGCTGAGGAGGCCCTGACCAACCCCTGTTTGACTGGCCCGATCAAATCATACAGCTGGGTAGAAGGGATTGTCCTGATGACCATTAttgtcctcttcttcgtcgagtTGATGGTCATGCGCTTCTCTCACTTCGGCCAGGGCCACTCAcacgacgaagaagaaggcgacgaCCACTCGCACACTGACGATGGACCTACCCACCTCGACCCAGCGGAGGAGTCCAAGGCCGCCCACATGCCGGGTGAAGACCACCTGGGCCACTCGCGCGAGCATCacgatgccgacgacgaggagaaagGCATCCAATCAATCGAGGACTATGCGGCTCAGATGACGTCCATCTTCATTCTGGAAttcggcatcatcttccactcGGTGTTCATCGGGCTCACCCTGGCCGTTTCCGGCCCGGAGTTCACCACCCTGTACATCGTGCTCGTCTTCCACCAGACCTTCGAGGGCCTGGGTCTCGGCTCTCGCTTGGCCACTCTCCCATGGCCGAAATCCAAACGCTCGACACCCTACTGGCTAGGCTTCGCCTTTGGAATATCAACCCCCATCGCCATTGCCATTGGCCTGGGTGTTCGCAAGACCTACCCGCCAACCGGCCGCACGACGTTGCTCGTCAACGGTGTCTTCGACTCGATCTCCGCGGGGATCCTGATCTACAcggcgctggtggagctgATGGCGCACGAGTTCATGTTCAGCAACTCCATGCGCAAGGCCCCCTTCCGCACCGTGCTAACTGCGTTTATCCTGCTGTGTCTTGGagcggccttgatggccttgctGGGCAAGTGGGCATAAACTTCTGATgtcaaagaagaagaaggcgtTACGGTTTCATGTTGCATActttttgttgttgtcccCCCCTCCTGCTTCCTGATGGTCACTTGACATGCATTTCGCGATACCCAGGGGGCAAGCTGGCTGCCGTCTTGCAGCATCTGCACATATTATGTCTGGCGTTAATTCGGTAGTTTTTTGTTTCATGTATTTAGACCAACTTCCGCGTCAATTGACTTTGATTATTGAATCTACACTCCCGTAGCTCTACGCCGATGGGCTGTTGTAGATCTCTGCGTAGGTGGATCTCTGCGCCCGCGTATCTCCGCGACTATAGATCTCTTATCTGATCCACCGATCAAATCGCACTCACAATCCCACACTTCTCACCATGTCTCCGGTACTACTGTAAGTTCGATAGCGTCGGCAGGGGAGCAGTGCGATCCGAGTGTAACAGAGATGGCACCCTGAAAGATCGATAACACCCTGAGGCCAAATCCGAGCCCCGAGGCGTCGTCCGAGGGCGGGAAAGAGCGAGTCAAGTAAGCCGGGGTGGTCTGATCAGCTTGAACCCTTGAAACAGCCAATTAGCTTTGATTAAACGAGGCTGCCTGAACTTACTTCCATCTAGAGCCCTTTTTTACGATCTGTCAAGCATGTCGGTTCGGGTTTCTTGTGCATAACGAGGATTTATCGCCGAGGGCTAGATCCGAGCTGTCCTGCAGTATAAATTGAGCTGGCCGCCAAGATTGGACCCCTCTTTTTCGCTGAACATCTCACTGCTCTACGCTCCTAGCATATTCATACCATTTTTTGCTCTCTACCTCTCAAAACATGTCTCTCGAGAACATCGAGCTTAGAGGCGAAGTGGAATCCTATGTGGAATCCCATCTCCTCCCCATAAAGCCCAGCCATACACATGCCTACGACAACAGCACTAAGAATGGACTGCCGATGATAGCCGTCTCTCCCGTCCAAGGCCAGTTCATATCTATGCTTGCGAAACTAGGCGGGGCACGGAATATCCTCGAAGTCGGCACTTTGGGCGGGTACTCCAGCATCTGGTTTGCTGAAGCCGTTCACGGAAAAGGCAAAGTCACGAGTATCGAGATTGACGAGCACAACCGACAAGTTGCGATTGACAATCTGCAACATGCGGGCGTGAAGGTTCCCGAGGAGGTTGAGCCGATTCTGGGTGCGGGTCTGGATGTGCTGCCGAAGTTGGTTGCTGAGATtcaggaagggaagagggagcCGTTTGACTTTGTCTTCATTGATGCTGATTGGGATAACCAGTGGAACTACTTTGACTATGGGGTGAAGGTGGCTAGGGGGAAGGGTAGTGTGGTCTATGTCGATAATGTTGTGCGGGAGATGTTCGAAAGTGGCGTCGTCGGCaatgaagagagagagaaggatgCGTGTGACTTGGTGGCTAAAGTCGGGCGGGATGATAGAGTGGATTCGGTCGTTCTTCAGACGGTTGGAGCGAAGAGCTATGATGGCTTTTTGATGGCGTTGGTGAAATAGCCAGCTGTCTCTGGGCGGTCACAACAACCGTATAAGGTGGTTAGAGAGACAGAACTATAGTTAGTGGGATCGACTACACTTAACCAGTCTGGAACTTGGCCAGGAGTTATGATTATGCCGCAATAAGATCATTGATTGTCCCCGGTTTCTATAACCATCGGGCAGGCCAACTTGCACGTTGAATCTAGCCTTCTCTCGCCCTACGCCACGTGCTGTTATCTGATCCACCGATCAAGAATTGATTAGATCGCATTCCAATCTCCACAGTCACCAGCCCAATAAAAACTCGTTGGATCTGGCATGACAGTGTGATTGACAGCTATGTAGAATGCTCGCCAGTTCTGCCCGAAACAGCCGACTGAACTTAGCCTTGTTGGGGATCGACTAGTAGACCGACGTCCCCCGCTAAGAACCCGGTTAGGGCTGCATGCTGGTGTTCCTTCGTGAGGAGTTCTCCTCTGATGGCACGCGACCACTTCACCTGCATTCCTCCGTCCTATCTCTTCTGGGGTCCCTCTCTCCCAGTGGGCACGACCCGTATTCTTTTTCCTGTCTTGTCCACGGAGCCACTTTACTCTCGCCCTCCACCTCTCCTCGAAATTGCTGAGTCCAGCGCAACATGGCGGAAGCACAGACCTCTGCTACCGAGGAGTCTCCCAAGTCGGATCTCCAGAAAGAAATCGGCCCCGTGGACGCGGATCCGTCGCCAGAGGTGTCGAGGAAACGACAGAGTCTCTCAGATCTGTTCACCATTGTAcgctttctcttcttggcTGCATTGGTATACATCTACTGATGTCACGCGACACGAACAGTTCGCCAGTGGCTTCGCCCTCATTAGCGATGGATACCAGAACAACCTGATGTGAGCGATTCCCGTTGTCATTGCAGCTTATTCCTGACATTCGGAGCCCAGGACCATGACCAATGTCCTCCTCGCGCAGGAGTACCCCACCCAATACACCTCGGCGGTCAGCACGCGTGTGTCGAATGCGTTGCTCGTGGGCGAAGTAATCGGGCAGATTATCGTTGGGTGAGATTGAGAGAAAATCATGGCTTGTTAGTAGTCTAACACAACGCTGCACATACATACAGACTGACATGCGACTACCTCGGCCGTAAAACCGCCATCGTCTTCACCACCCTCATGATCGTCCTGGGAGGTATTCTCGCGACAGCCGCGCGCGGCGTCACGATCGATGGCATGTTCTGGATGATGACTGTTTCGCGGGGCATAGTTGGATTTGGTACGTCAGTCCAATCTTCTTTACGCACTACTTCTTAACAAAAGAAACTAACCTCCaggcaccggcggcgagtATCCCGCGTCCTCCACTTCTGCCTCCGAGGCAGCCAACGATCTCACCCCGAAACAGCGCGGTCCGGCCTTCATCCTGGTGACCAACCTGCCGCTATCATTTGGCGGGCCGTTTGCCGTGTCGATTTTCTTGATCGTGCTGTCCGCATGCCACCAATCGCACTATAGCACCGTGTGGCGCGTTTGCTTCGGCATCGGGTGCATCTGGCCCCTCTCGATCTTCTACTTCCGCATTCGCATGCTTAATTCGACGCTGTACCGCCGTGGAGCGATCAAGAGGCATGTGCCCTATGGGCTGGTCATTCGATACTACTGGAAGACACTCCTGGGGACGTGCGGTGCTTGGTTCTTATACGGTAGCtttccacctcttcttcctgcttcGTTATTCCTGCTAACGAGAGAGCCCAGACTTCGTCACCTTCCCAAACGGCGTCTTCTCCGGCGTGATCATCTCCTCCGTAGTCGGGGACGGCACCGTCCGCCAAACCGGCGAGTGGCAGCTCCTGCTCGGCGCAATCGCATTGCCGGGTGTATTCCTCGGCGCACTACTGTGCGACCGCGTCGGCCGGAAAAAAATCATGATGATGGGATTCTGCGGCTACCTCATCTTCGGGCTGATCATCGGATGCGCCTACGACAAGGTCACGAAGATCGTGCCGCTGTTCATCGTCTTCTACGGGCTGATGCAGAGCTCTGGCAACTTTGGACCGGGGAATATGCTCGGTCTGTTGTCGTCAGAATCGTATGCTACCGGTGTTCGGGGCACTTGCTATGGCATCTCTGCGGCTGTTGGGAAGGCAGGCGCGGCTATTGGCACGCAGGCGTTTGAGCCCATTGAGAATCGGCTAGGCAAGAATTGGACCTTTATTATTGCGGCTATCTGCGGTGTTGTTGGCGTGGTGGTTACTTATTTCTTTGTGCCAGACCTAACGGGGGAGGACCTGCGGGTGCGCGACGAGCACTTCCGCGCGTATTTGGTGTCGAAAGATTGGGATGGGGCGATGGGTGAGGAGGATCTGCGCGCTGGGGCGGATGAAGGGATTCCGGCGGCGTTGGGAGACGAGATTGAGGCTGCAAAGGGGTCTTAGTTGCTGTCTATAACAGTAGTTAGTTTATGTAGTAGTTGGCTACATTCATACTTCCCTATTCAAGGCATCTATCATCATTGGTCAGTCCCACTCCAACCTTCTCCGCActcccctccatccctccactctgtcttcttcctgtcctCTGCTCTTCTCACACCACCACTCCCAGTCCTCAATTCAATTCAACACCAGTAACCAACCCAACCCcaaaaacaagacaagatGCAGCTCCGCTCCCTCCTCGTTCTGGCCGTGGCCTCcctcgccaccgccgccgacctCGGCATCGAAACCACCCACAAGGTCGACTGCGCCCGCAAGACCGCCAACGGCGACACCATCTCCATGCACTACCGCGGCACGCTACAGTCCGACGGATCTGAGTTCGACGCGAGCTACAAGCGTAACACGCCGTTGACCTTTAAGTTGGGCACAGGGCGGGTGATTAAGGGGTGAGAGCTTTTTGCCTCTCTTTTCATTCTTCATCTCGTATGTGCATCGCTAACGAACTTTTCTTTCCAGCTGGGACCAAGGCCTCCTTGACATGTGCATCGGCGAGAAGCGCACGCTGACCATCCCGCCCGAGTTCGGCTACGGCGACCGCGGCGTGGGGCCGATCCCCGGCGGTGCGACGTTGGTGTTTGAGACGGAGTTGATGGGCATTGACGGTGTcgagaaggatgagctgTAGTCTGTTTTATTTGGGAGATTTATGGTTTATACCCGAAGGCACCGCGTGCCACTAGGCGCTGCCTTGTTTAAAGACCTTTGCCTTTGAAGATAATGCAATGGAGGGAGCGCCTAACCGGGCCCCGATATACACTCGATCGAGGTCATCCCAGGTTGTCCGTAGTACTCCGATTGGGTAATAATCCTAGCTGTTGTAGCAAGACCGATACGTTAGCGGGATTTTGGAATAGAGGTATGTGGATGGCTGCAGGAAGGTGGGCGATTGGACGGGCCTGGACAAGTCGCTGATGCCGCTGAGCAAGTACACTGATAGTTCCATCACGAGCCGACGTCGCGCCTCTCGTGATCAAGACATGATTCGGATGCACAAGACCGGTGACGTTCTTGGTTTTGTCTCGCAGCAGCGAAATCACAGTAGTTTTGGAACGTTTGTGGTTTATACTCAATTCGGGTCTGCTCTATTTACACACATCTACAGGGGTATCTCATCTAGTacaaaacaaagccaccATAATATACAATGACCCCATCAATCCATAGCGTCAAGGTTGTTTTTCTCGAATATATCATTCTCCGAGACCAAAATGCCCACCAGACACTCCCCCAGAATCCCATCCCAGTTGACCCACGGATGAATCTCCTGGAACAGCTTCGCCGAGTCCTTCCCCGCACCGCGGAGGAGCTCGCCTTTCCCACCGGGGTGATAAGGCAGGTAAGGCGAGATATTGTAGATCCTGCCCTGGTACGAAGTCCAGGCATCGCGGCCCTTGCGTCCGTTTTGCGTCTTCAGCATCGACGGCGTCACCCGCAGCAGGCCCGGAGGCATTCCTGCGCCGCGGAGCTGGTTGTTCGGCTtcgcggcgagggcggcCCAGTCTAGCGGCGAGTAACCCGGTTCGAGGATGACTTTGCTGCGCGCTCCATTGGAGGGTTTCTTGAGGGTCTGCGGGGCGAGagtgctgctgctgaggcggctgccactgccgccgctgGGAGGGACGCGTAGGGATGATGCGGCAGAGGGTGGTGGGCGCAGGGAGCTGGACATGTTGTTTGGACGAGGGGGCTGAAGTTGGCCGGAGGACGTGCCGTTGGGTGTAGGCCGGGGTCGGGGAGCGGGAGGGGGAGGCATTAGAGACGAGGCC is part of the Penicillium psychrofluorescens genome assembly, chromosome: 4 genome and encodes:
- a CDS encoding uncharacterized protein (ID:PFLUO_006913-T1.cds;~source:funannotate), which translates into the protein MAEAQTSATEESPKSDLQKEIGPVDADPSPEVSRKRQSLSDLFTIFASGFALISDGYQNNLMTMTNVLLAQEYPTQYTSAVSTRVSNALLVGEVIGQIIVGLTCDYLGRKTAIVFTTLMIVLGGILATAARGVTIDGMFWMMTVSRGIVGFGTGGEYPASSTSASEAANDLTPKQRGPAFILVTNLPLSFGGPFAVSIFLIVLSACHQSHYSTVWRVCFGIGCIWPLSIFYFRIRMLNSTLYRRGAIKRHVPYGLVIRYYWKTLLGTCGAWFLYDFVTFPNGVFSGVIISSVVGDGTVRQTGEWQLLLGAIALPGVFLGALLCDRVGRKKIMMMGFCGYLIFGLIIGCAYDKVTKIVPLFIVFYGLMQSSGNFGPGNMLGLLSSESYATGVRGTCYGISAAVGKAGAAIGTQAFEPIENRLGKNWTFIIAAICGVVGVVVTYFFVPDLTGEDLRVRDEHFRAYLVSKDWDGAMGEEDLRAGADEGIPAALGDEIEAAKGS
- a CDS encoding uncharacterized protein (ID:PFLUO_006915-T1.cds;~source:funannotate), which translates into the protein MGWVGVGSLIATAGYFAYRYPPRRWTGFSDPPEPTSDVPPVSPTADEHSQAKNGVSDSNAPLIEIEEDESQTTPKASASTPSGLPVPTLSLDEDTSGSATSTDAPTPPVQRNMARNTPSTDRGGTAPPSSLMPAPSSQRPPAPASSLMPPPPAPRPRPTPNGTSSGQLQPPRPNNMSSSLRPPPSAASSLRVPPSGGSGSRLSSSTLAPQTLKKPSNGARSKVILEPGYSPLDWAALAAKPNNQLRGAGMPPGLLRVTPSMLKTQNGRKGRDAWTSYQGRIYNISPYLPYHPGGKGELLRGAGKDSAKLFQEIHPWVNWDGILGECLVGILVSENDIFEKNNLDAMD
- a CDS encoding uncharacterized protein (ID:PFLUO_006914-T1.cds;~source:funannotate); translation: MQLRSLLVLAVASLATAADLGIETTHKVDCARKTANGDTISMHYRGTLQSDGSEFDASYKRNTPLTFKLGTGRVIKGWDQGLLDMCIGEKRTLTIPPEFGYGDRGVGPIPGGATLVFETELMGIDGVEKDEL
- a CDS encoding uncharacterized protein (ID:PFLUO_006912-T1.cds;~source:funannotate) — its product is MSLENIELRGEVESYVESHLLPIKPSHTHAYDNSTKNGLPMIAVSPVQGQFISMLAKLGGARNILEVGTLGGYSSIWFAEAVHGKGKVTSIEIDEHNRQVAIDNLQHAGVKVPEEVEPILGAGLDVLPKLVAEIQEGKREPFDFVFIDADWDNQWNYFDYGVKVARGKGSVVYVDNVVREMFESGVVGNEEREKDACDLVAKVGRDDRVDSVVLQTVGAKSYDGFLMALVK
- a CDS encoding uncharacterized protein (ID:PFLUO_006911-T1.cds;~source:funannotate) codes for the protein MDLNLVKRDECDSGNEFDGRIGLRVSSIFVIMVGSMFGALFPVIAKRLGGRLGIPSWTFFIAKYFGSGVIIATAFIHLLAPAEEALTNPCLTGPIKSYSWVEGIVLMTIIVLFFVELMVMRFSHFGQGHSHDEEEGDDHSHTDDGPTHLDPAEESKAAHMPGEDHLGHSREHHDADDEEKGIQSIEDYAAQMTSIFILEFGIIFHSVFIGLTLAVSGPEFTTLYIVLVFHQTFEGLGLGSRLATLPWPKSKRSTPYWLGFAFGISTPIAIAIGLGVRKTYPPTGRTTLLVNGVFDSISAGILIYTALVELMAHEFMFSNSMRKAPFRTVLTAFILLCLGAALMALLGKWA
- a CDS encoding uncharacterized protein (ID:PFLUO_006910-T1.cds;~source:funannotate) gives rise to the protein MAPIRRYLRISKYSVLECRIYLDNPSDSRWLLDPRDPVLPRVFAAIRPLVLPKLREENERLFARKKGKPVKDVIAEDEFEVAIFLRESRTRHSLLTRNKTFHEPSGQQKPSTDSAGSAEAGIVLESDSEPDMDLQHIPHALGDDDRSDEGPAQTEDTAGDDEKKLRFSTHYESFNICGWVLCLLVTRKEDKTRAPTGQPLMEEWISTQAQVSVDED